Proteins encoded by one window of Streptomyces sp. LX-29:
- a CDS encoding GNAT family N-acetyltransferase has product MNPGTSMGVVIRSYGPGQVPTLVDALSDVWADAHPELVDNPEAATDGLSVAALRRQILGHVKHEGFSLAAAYSGGTMVGFGYAFPCTPEYWFGAELLPHIPPQVLSGRLMGLCELAVRRPWQSQGIGSRVHAELVKAIDPQWSSLLALPSNQRGQGLYERLGYRYAGPYRNTPDGPVFDLLVMQVIPEPEA; this is encoded by the coding sequence GTGAATCCGGGGACCAGCATGGGTGTTGTTATCCGCAGCTACGGGCCCGGTCAGGTGCCCACCCTGGTGGACGCCCTGTCCGACGTGTGGGCCGACGCGCATCCCGAACTCGTCGACAACCCGGAGGCGGCCACCGACGGGTTGTCCGTTGCCGCCCTTCGCCGTCAGATCCTGGGCCACGTCAAGCACGAGGGCTTCTCTCTCGCCGCTGCCTACAGCGGCGGGACGATGGTCGGCTTCGGATACGCCTTCCCCTGCACCCCCGAGTACTGGTTCGGCGCGGAACTGCTGCCCCACATCCCCCCACAGGTCCTGAGCGGTCGGCTCATGGGGCTGTGCGAGCTAGCGGTTCGTCGGCCCTGGCAGTCCCAGGGCATCGGCTCCCGTGTCCACGCCGAACTGGTCAAGGCCATCGACCCGCAGTGGTCGTCGCTGCTTGCGCTTCCCTCCAACCAGCGTGGCCAAGGTCTGTACGAACGGCTCGGGTACCGCTACGCCGGGCCGTACCGCAACACGCCGGACGGCCCCGTATTCGACCTGCTGGTCATGCAAGTCATTCCGGAACCCGAAGCCTGA
- a CDS encoding DUF6571 family protein, producing the protein MSGLTYTDVRNANLTPLSEAVTQWKNAPNKFQQIQIDFYNLVTKGLDTSDWEGEARDGAVEKFEWIQKQMSAAVSESLHVFNVMSEGLTQFTAAKKALEAIETELEGHKHLRLNKTDGSVYLQLSADEEPSRTALTKSYEDTFEHYRDRTRKAIEQAAQADSALVQALTADVNGESRGFNEKAYDSLGEARREAEKDLKQAVSLGGIENGKMSSDQLKQLSELMGRHSKDPLFAEAFATGLGPEKTLQLWYNATHPRNLNFPDTDIDEKVWWPAAENLQVSLGTTLATATHSDSPDMKAWKDEILRMGPERLESGGNTHPYGYQVMSNLMRFGTYDAKFLNTYGDRLLAWDKKNNTRDGLPYWSNNADVDMLNLHGAKKDGWLDKGHDPVIGFLEGLGHNPAASTEFFKQPGGVNGVVDQKSEINSHLAYLAQERNWIFDGNTSGEPRKMPGHEALGHALTAATTGYAWDAEELRGKDPEIFNHGGDRRTAATADVMEQVVAVYGGEDGPRLLHEQPSMATSLGVMGGSYVDDINHAVSGVGDSLENDEAFPAGYQGRADFGSKGAVDFLSVLGQNPDSHAIMNQAEHLYTLDRFAQNPSAEGVENYAHSRRALLTEAEVRGILDHSLSGQIEATYQHEKAAAEAAYKNSTDWTRVGMSAGAPAVAQGIVNIVGKSGPWGLAIPVVMGGATEFAKLFHNDAVFGGPQLPQPTDSRQLFENGVTTLGKTAEQYEFAKYEREYGAGVDAVDAKGTLSDRIKQAYLGTGTATDLYRGRSPYTP; encoded by the coding sequence ATGAGCGGACTGACCTACACCGACGTCCGCAACGCCAACCTCACGCCACTCAGCGAAGCGGTCACGCAGTGGAAGAACGCGCCCAACAAGTTCCAGCAGATCCAGATCGACTTCTACAACCTCGTCACCAAGGGGCTGGACACCTCCGACTGGGAGGGTGAGGCCCGCGACGGCGCCGTGGAGAAGTTCGAGTGGATCCAGAAGCAGATGTCCGCCGCCGTGTCGGAGTCCCTGCACGTCTTCAACGTGATGAGTGAGGGACTCACCCAGTTCACCGCCGCGAAGAAGGCGCTGGAGGCCATCGAGACCGAGCTCGAGGGGCACAAGCACCTCAGGCTCAACAAGACCGACGGATCGGTCTACCTCCAGCTCAGCGCCGATGAGGAGCCGAGCCGTACCGCGCTGACCAAGTCCTACGAGGACACCTTCGAGCACTACCGCGACCGCACCCGCAAGGCGATCGAGCAGGCCGCCCAGGCGGACAGCGCGCTGGTCCAGGCCCTGACGGCCGACGTCAACGGCGAGTCGCGCGGGTTCAACGAGAAGGCGTACGACAGCCTGGGCGAGGCCCGCCGGGAAGCCGAGAAGGACCTGAAGCAGGCCGTCTCACTCGGCGGTATCGAGAACGGCAAGATGAGCTCCGACCAGCTGAAGCAGCTGTCGGAGCTCATGGGGCGGCACAGCAAGGACCCGCTGTTCGCCGAGGCGTTCGCCACCGGGCTGGGGCCGGAGAAGACGCTCCAGCTCTGGTACAACGCCACCCATCCGCGCAACCTGAACTTCCCCGACACGGACATCGACGAGAAGGTCTGGTGGCCGGCGGCGGAGAACCTCCAGGTCAGCCTGGGCACCACGCTGGCGACCGCCACCCACTCCGACAGCCCCGACATGAAGGCGTGGAAGGACGAGATCCTCCGCATGGGCCCGGAGCGGCTGGAGAGCGGCGGGAACACCCACCCGTACGGCTACCAGGTCATGAGCAACCTCATGCGCTTCGGCACGTACGACGCGAAGTTCCTGAACACCTACGGTGACCGGCTCCTGGCCTGGGACAAGAAGAACAACACCCGGGACGGCCTGCCCTACTGGTCGAACAACGCCGACGTCGACATGCTCAACCTGCACGGAGCCAAGAAGGACGGCTGGCTCGACAAGGGCCATGACCCGGTGATCGGCTTCCTTGAGGGTCTGGGGCACAACCCGGCCGCCTCCACCGAGTTCTTCAAGCAGCCCGGCGGCGTCAACGGGGTGGTGGACCAGAAGTCCGAGATCAACTCCCACCTCGCCTACCTCGCCCAGGAACGCAACTGGATCTTCGACGGGAACACCTCGGGCGAGCCCCGCAAGATGCCGGGACACGAGGCGCTCGGCCACGCCCTCACGGCGGCGACCACGGGCTACGCCTGGGACGCCGAGGAGCTCCGGGGCAAGGATCCGGAGATCTTCAACCACGGTGGCGACCGGCGGACGGCGGCGACCGCCGATGTGATGGAGCAGGTCGTCGCCGTCTACGGCGGCGAGGACGGCCCCCGGCTCCTCCACGAGCAGCCCTCGATGGCCACCAGCCTCGGCGTGATGGGCGGGTCCTATGTGGACGACATCAACCACGCCGTCTCCGGGGTGGGCGACTCCCTGGAGAACGACGAGGCGTTCCCCGCCGGGTACCAGGGCCGCGCCGACTTCGGCAGCAAGGGCGCCGTCGACTTCCTCAGCGTCCTCGGCCAGAACCCCGACTCGCACGCCATCATGAACCAGGCCGAACACCTCTACACCCTCGACCGGTTCGCGCAGAATCCATCAGCCGAAGGGGTGGAGAACTACGCCCACTCCCGCCGGGCGCTCCTCACCGAGGCCGAGGTGCGCGGCATCCTCGACCACTCCCTCTCCGGGCAGATCGAGGCGACGTACCAGCACGAGAAGGCGGCGGCGGAGGCCGCGTACAAGAACTCAACGGACTGGACGCGGGTGGGCATGAGCGCCGGCGCCCCCGCGGTGGCACAGGGGATCGTCAACATCGTGGGGAAGTCCGGTCCCTGGGGGCTGGCCATCCCCGTGGTCATGGGCGGGGCCACGGAGTTCGCGAAGCTCTTCCACAACGACGCGGTGTTCGGCGGCCCGCAGCTCCCCCAGCCCACCGACTCCCGCCAGCTCTTCGAGAACGGCGTCACGACGCTGGGCAAGACGGCGGAGCAGTACGAGTTCGCGAAGTACGAGAGGGAGTACGGGGCGGGTGTCGATGCCGTGGACGCGAAGGGCACGCTCTCTGATCGGATCAAGCAGGCTTACCTCGGCACGGGGACGGCGACCGACCTCTACCGGGGACGCAGTCCGTACACGCCGTGA
- a CDS encoding ACP S-malonyltransferase has translation MTATESTAAAQPKTAIVFPGMGPSSFAEVGKFLMLDPFARKRLAEADEALGYSVFDRLRDSEDDYSEATQIAFLVNSMASADRAVEELGLVPEICVGPSFGQKAATAFVGSLPFPELVRLTAEMARYEIQYFTEEYQDAVTHTFFRTPREKLAEILAEFDERGEWYDYSGYLDEGFCMISLREKELEGLKHRVSQIGGYSMYTMVPAVHAPAFKELRRRVEEDVLPKYELADPKLPVVTDQDGTIIRTADALRTMLLDTFDLPIDWPKVVASLKAEQVAKVCIAGPDNLFHRLDTTKSNFEVVTVGPGKRARDRAPRKR, from the coding sequence ATGACGGCAACCGAGTCGACCGCCGCCGCACAGCCCAAGACCGCCATCGTCTTCCCCGGCATGGGACCGTCCAGCTTCGCCGAGGTGGGCAAGTTCCTGATGCTCGACCCCTTCGCCCGCAAGCGGCTGGCCGAGGCCGACGAGGCGCTGGGCTACTCCGTCTTCGACCGCCTCCGCGACTCCGAGGACGACTACTCCGAGGCCACCCAGATCGCCTTCCTGGTCAACTCGATGGCCTCGGCCGACCGGGCCGTGGAGGAGCTGGGCCTCGTCCCCGAGATCTGCGTGGGCCCCAGCTTCGGCCAGAAGGCGGCCACCGCCTTCGTCGGCTCGCTGCCCTTCCCGGAGCTGGTCCGGCTCACCGCGGAGATGGCCCGCTACGAGATCCAGTACTTCACCGAGGAGTACCAGGACGCGGTCACCCACACCTTCTTCCGCACCCCCCGGGAGAAGCTGGCCGAGATTCTCGCCGAGTTCGACGAGCGCGGCGAGTGGTACGACTACTCCGGCTACCTCGACGAGGGCTTCTGCATGATCTCCCTGCGGGAGAAGGAGCTGGAGGGGCTCAAGCACCGGGTCAGCCAGATCGGCGGCTACTCGATGTACACCATGGTGCCGGCCGTGCACGCGCCCGCCTTCAAGGAGCTGCGCCGCCGCGTCGAGGAGGACGTCCTGCCGAAGTACGAGCTGGCGGACCCGAAGCTGCCGGTCGTCACCGACCAGGACGGCACGATCATCCGCACCGCCGACGCGCTGCGCACCATGCTCCTGGACACGTTCGATCTGCCGATCGACTGGCCGAAGGTGGTCGCCTCCCTCAAGGCGGAGCAGGTCGCCAAGGTCTGCATCGCCGGCCCGGACAACCTCTTCCACCGGCTGGACACCACGAAGTCCAACTTCGAGGTCGTCACGGTGGGCCCGGGCAAGCGCGCCCGCGACCGCGCCCCCCGCAAGCGCTGA
- a CDS encoding ABC transporter permease, with protein MTTSAPPSTPAGDGAAKKSAGGAEPRGEGAAKPAISAKGGAPGQGAASGGSGSPGRGGASGGGKSTGGKPAGGKSAGGKPAGGAAGRAPGTKAGDAGPAAGKGKPAGDGKGGASGNSDTAVVPVITNVTSPALPPGHVFATPTDTDSETDTETGAGALAKGGSQAKGGAQAEGGAGVKGAAVEGGAKGGGVAVAEAVAAPAAAVKPARSAGKGGRHRRRAGRWRTFFFILWRDIFVTGRELAPFLGQVLVEPFFILFVFGKVLGQLGYTAPGFEQVLLPGVVALNSFLVALQNTALPLAIDFSWTKEIEDRLLAPIPFALVAIEKVVFGAIRGLIGSLIMIPIGLALLDNVSWPLHTLPATLGILTLGGLVGGCVGLTLGTLAPARHISIVFAMTLTPIMFTGATQFPWQSLSDLRWFQILCAFNPLTYVSEAMRGLLLPPEGPDSIPLWICVSAIGAACLLYGFIGIKGFNKRAQD; from the coding sequence ATGACCACTTCCGCTCCCCCGTCCACGCCCGCCGGGGACGGAGCCGCAAAGAAGTCCGCCGGGGGTGCCGAGCCCCGCGGCGAGGGGGCCGCCAAGCCCGCGATATCCGCCAAGGGCGGGGCACCGGGCCAGGGTGCCGCGTCCGGCGGGTCGGGTTCGCCCGGCCGAGGTGGCGCGTCCGGCGGTGGCAAGTCCACCGGTGGCAAGCCTGCCGGCGGCAAGTCCGCCGGGGGCAAGCCCGCCGGTGGCGCGGCCGGCAGGGCTCCCGGGACGAAGGCCGGCGACGCCGGTCCCGCCGCCGGGAAGGGCAAGCCGGCCGGGGACGGGAAGGGCGGCGCCTCGGGCAACTCCGACACCGCCGTCGTCCCGGTGATCACCAACGTCACCTCGCCCGCCCTGCCTCCAGGCCATGTCTTCGCCACCCCGACCGACACCGACAGCGAGACCGACACCGAGACCGGGGCCGGCGCCCTGGCCAAGGGCGGTTCCCAGGCCAAGGGCGGCGCCCAGGCCGAGGGCGGCGCCGGGGTGAAGGGCGCCGCCGTCGAGGGTGGCGCCAAGGGCGGTGGCGTGGCCGTCGCCGAGGCCGTCGCCGCGCCCGCGGCCGCCGTCAAGCCGGCCCGGTCCGCGGGCAAGGGCGGCCGGCACCGGCGCCGCGCGGGTCGCTGGCGCACGTTCTTCTTCATCCTGTGGCGGGACATCTTCGTCACCGGCCGGGAGCTCGCGCCCTTCCTGGGCCAGGTGCTGGTCGAGCCGTTCTTCATCCTCTTCGTCTTCGGCAAGGTGCTGGGACAGCTCGGCTACACGGCGCCCGGCTTCGAGCAGGTGCTGCTGCCCGGCGTCGTCGCGCTGAACAGCTTCCTGGTGGCGCTGCAGAACACCGCGCTGCCGCTGGCCATCGACTTCTCCTGGACGAAGGAGATCGAGGACCGACTGCTGGCGCCGATCCCGTTCGCGCTGGTGGCGATCGAGAAGGTGGTCTTCGGCGCGATCCGCGGTCTGATCGGCTCGCTGATCATGATCCCGATCGGTCTGGCGCTGCTGGACAACGTCAGCTGGCCGTTGCACACGCTCCCCGCGACGCTGGGCATCCTCACCCTCGGCGGGCTGGTCGGCGGCTGTGTGGGGCTGACGCTGGGCACCCTGGCGCCCGCCCGCCACATCAGCATCGTGTTCGCCATGACGCTGACCCCGATCATGTTCACCGGCGCCACCCAGTTCCCGTGGCAGAGCCTGTCGGACCTCCGCTGGTTCCAGATCCTGTGCGCCTTCAACCCGCTGACGTACGTCAGCGAGGCGATGCGCGGGCTGCTGCTGCCGCCCGAGGGGCCGGACTCGATCCCGCTGTGGATCTGCGTCTCCGCCATCGGCGCCGCGTGCCTGCTCTACGGGTTCATCGGCATCAAGGGCTTCAACAAGCGGGCGCAGGACTGA
- a CDS encoding ABC transporter ATP-binding protein yields the protein MDFAVIVDGLRKHYPGRPAPAVDDLSFTVNHGEVFGFLGPNGAGKTTTIGILTTRVAPTGGRAFVQGVDVVAKPAVARQSFAVVPQRNNLDRSLTIRQNLTFHAGYHGLSRVERNKLADESLEWVGLADHADARADQVSGGQAQRVMIARALMHRPRVLFLDEPATGLDPQSQIFVHERVAELKTRGVTVVITTHNMDEAAKLCDRVGIVDHGKLLALDTPQALIDTLSNTALTVTVQPPAHGLDYALSLVRNIYGVERVETFQQDDDDLVDSLLGGAGLDSSVRLKIYSDAPSSTILPTSIKALTDAGCEIKDLSVSQATLEDVFVELTGRELR from the coding sequence ATGGATTTCGCCGTCATTGTCGACGGCCTCAGAAAGCACTACCCCGGCCGTCCCGCACCCGCGGTGGACGACCTGAGTTTCACCGTCAACCACGGTGAAGTCTTCGGTTTTCTCGGCCCCAACGGCGCCGGCAAGACCACCACCATCGGCATTCTCACCACCCGGGTCGCACCGACCGGTGGTCGGGCGTTCGTGCAGGGCGTCGATGTGGTGGCCAAGCCGGCCGTGGCCCGTCAGTCCTTCGCCGTCGTCCCGCAGCGCAACAATCTCGACCGCTCCCTGACGATCCGCCAGAACCTCACGTTCCACGCGGGTTACCACGGGCTGTCGCGGGTGGAGCGCAACAAGCTGGCCGACGAGAGTCTGGAGTGGGTGGGCCTGGCCGACCACGCCGACGCCCGGGCGGACCAGGTCTCCGGAGGCCAGGCGCAGCGGGTGATGATCGCCCGTGCGCTGATGCACCGCCCCCGGGTGCTGTTCCTGGACGAGCCCGCCACCGGCCTCGACCCGCAGTCGCAGATCTTCGTGCACGAGCGGGTCGCCGAGCTCAAGACGCGCGGCGTCACGGTGGTCATCACCACCCACAACATGGACGAGGCAGCCAAGCTGTGTGACCGGGTCGGCATCGTCGACCACGGCAAGCTGCTGGCCCTCGACACCCCGCAGGCCCTGATCGACACCCTCAGCAACACCGCGCTGACGGTGACGGTGCAGCCGCCGGCCCACGGGCTCGACTACGCGCTCTCGCTGGTGCGCAACATCTACGGCGTGGAGCGGGTCGAGACCTTCCAGCAGGACGACGACGATCTCGTGGACAGCCTGCTGGGCGGGGCCGGATTGGACAGCAGCGTACGGCTGAAGATCTACAGCGACGCGCCCTCCTCGACCATCCTGCCGACGTCCATCAAGGCGCTGACCGACGCCGGCTGCGAGATCAAGGACCTGAGCGTCAGCCAGGCGACGTTGGAGGACGTCTTCGTCGAGCTGACCGGAAGAGAGCTGCGATGA
- a CDS encoding thioesterase domain-containing protein yields MSQVKPEDVGLIRILQPETPSSFRLICFPESTDSTAYYLSLSELLLPTVEVLVVQYPPDIAADQEEQLADSAELADRIHEALGEWTDRPVALFGHRASAALAYRVAERLERESDSAVLTLFVSGSSPQRDPDRRGTPLGPPVLGCRIVALAGESDPKTPLQGVRAWRRCTRGRFDLEVFPGARGYLDSSRREVVNLVHDQLLSQSTLDAEWEIGAAHEGA; encoded by the coding sequence TTGAGCCAGGTCAAGCCCGAAGATGTCGGCCTCATACGGATTCTGCAACCGGAGACCCCCAGTAGCTTCCGGCTGATCTGCTTCCCCGAGTCCACGGACTCCACCGCGTACTACCTCTCCCTCTCGGAGCTGTTGCTCCCCACCGTGGAGGTGCTCGTGGTGCAGTACCCGCCCGACATCGCCGCCGACCAGGAGGAACAGCTAGCCGACTCCGCTGAGTTGGCGGACCGGATCCACGAGGCGCTGGGGGAGTGGACCGACCGCCCCGTGGCGCTCTTCGGCCACCGGGCCAGCGCGGCCCTGGCCTACCGGGTGGCCGAACGCCTGGAACGGGAGTCCGACTCGGCGGTGCTCACCCTGTTCGTCTCCGGCAGCAGCCCCCAACGGGACCCCGACCGGCGGGGCACGCCGCTGGGTCCGCCGGTGCTGGGCTGCCGCATCGTCGCGCTCGCCGGCGAGAGCGACCCCAAGACCCCGCTGCAGGGCGTACGGGCCTGGCGGCGGTGTACCCGCGGACGGTTCGACCTGGAGGTGTTCCCCGGGGCCCGCGGCTACCTCGATTCGAGCCGGAGAGAGGTCGTCAATCTGGTGCACGACCAGCTGCTCTCCCAGTCAACCCTCGATGCCGAGTGGGAAATCGGCGCCGCCCACGAGGGCGCCTAG
- a CDS encoding class I adenylate-forming enzyme family protein, with the protein MTAKIFAVDSVQTLADFEQDALRVADVIREHGVVAGDRVILKAGNSAAYVSVLFALMHVGASIVLVDQQEHVDETRRIALRTGTKVAFVDDDAPIDDDTPAVNLYELIAPAAGRPLAPGQRLDFEAWGDRPDGLIMWTSGSTGQPKGAVKSGRKFLKNLERNADQVGHVEDDVLLPLLPFAHQYGLSMVLIAWIRRCSLVIAPYKRLDRAVQMAGRTGATVIDATPASYRSILNLVTRKPALRAHLERVRMFCSGAAPLDGALSDRYVDEFGLSLLDSYGSTELGNIAFATLDNPVSCGRAMEGIKLRVVDEDGVPVAAGEAGEIEVDTPDALEGHLAEDGGIDPFPSGWQPTGDLGYLDEDDNLFVLGRKFAVDRMGYTLYPELIERKAAVARISARIVPLPDERRGTQLVFFVEDEELRETQHWRDRLCEVLPAYEQPNRVVVLESFPLNRNGKPDKKQLEKLARESS; encoded by the coding sequence ATGACCGCGAAGATCTTTGCAGTCGACTCGGTGCAGACCCTCGCAGATTTCGAGCAGGACGCACTGCGTGTCGCCGATGTGATCCGTGAGCACGGGGTGGTCGCAGGCGACCGCGTCATCCTCAAGGCCGGCAACTCCGCCGCCTACGTGAGCGTGCTGTTCGCGCTGATGCACGTGGGCGCCTCCATCGTGCTGGTCGACCAGCAGGAGCACGTCGACGAGACCCGGCGCATCGCGCTGCGCACCGGCACCAAGGTGGCTTTCGTCGACGACGACGCCCCGATCGACGACGACACCCCCGCCGTCAACCTCTACGAGCTGATCGCCCCCGCCGCCGGCCGCCCGCTCGCCCCCGGGCAGCGGCTGGACTTCGAGGCGTGGGGCGACCGACCCGACGGCCTGATCATGTGGACCTCCGGCTCCACCGGCCAGCCCAAGGGCGCCGTCAAGTCGGGCCGCAAGTTCCTGAAGAACCTGGAGCGCAACGCGGACCAGGTGGGGCACGTCGAGGACGACGTGCTGCTCCCGCTGCTCCCCTTCGCCCACCAGTACGGGCTGTCCATGGTGCTCATCGCCTGGATACGCCGGTGCTCGCTGGTCATCGCCCCGTACAAGCGGCTCGACCGAGCGGTGCAGATGGCCGGGCGGACCGGGGCCACCGTCATCGACGCCACCCCCGCCAGCTACCGCTCCATCCTCAACCTGGTCACCCGCAAGCCCGCGCTCCGCGCCCATCTGGAGCGGGTGCGGATGTTCTGCTCCGGCGCCGCACCACTGGACGGGGCGCTCTCCGACCGCTACGTCGACGAGTTCGGGCTGTCGCTGCTGGACAGCTACGGCTCCACCGAGCTCGGCAACATCGCCTTCGCCACCCTGGACAACCCGGTCTCCTGCGGCCGCGCCATGGAGGGCATCAAGCTGCGCGTCGTGGACGAGGACGGCGTGCCGGTGGCCGCCGGCGAGGCCGGGGAGATCGAGGTCGACACCCCGGACGCGCTGGAGGGCCACCTCGCCGAGGACGGCGGCATCGACCCCTTCCCGTCCGGCTGGCAGCCCACCGGCGACCTCGGCTACCTGGACGAGGACGACAACCTCTTCGTCCTGGGGCGCAAGTTCGCCGTGGACCGCATGGGCTACACGCTCTACCCGGAGCTGATCGAGCGTAAGGCCGCCGTCGCGCGCATATCCGCCCGGATCGTCCCGCTGCCGGACGAGCGGCGCGGCACGCAGCTGGTCTTCTTCGTCGAGGACGAGGAGCTGCGGGAGACGCAGCACTGGCGCGACCGGCTGTGCGAGGTGCTGCCCGCCTACGAGCAGCCCAACCGGGTCGTCGTGCTGGAGTCGTTCCCGCTCAACCGCAACGGCAAGCCGGACAAGAAGCAGCTGGAGAAGCTGGCGCGGGAGTCCTCGTAG
- a CDS encoding NAD(P)/FAD-dependent oxidoreductase — protein sequence MTSATAASTTMLVPDFPFSYDNWLRHPAGLGALPPGAAGTDVAVVGGGMAGLTAAYELMRLGLRPVLYEAEQLGGRMRSVPFPGNPEYVAEMGAMRFPVSARSLFHYIELLGLRTRPFPNPLAPATPSTLIDLNGGRHRARTTAELPGVYQEVADAWEKALQERAELSTVRDAIQRRDVETLKAIWNRLVRDFDDQSFYGFLATSGTFQSFRHREIFGQVGFGTGGWDTDFPNSVLEILRVVFTEADDNHQLIDGGAQQVPRGLWEHRPERPAHWPAGTSLASLHPDGRPLPAVTRLRRTTEGISVTDESGRTRDFPAVVFSPHVWALLNRVDCDPALLPAEHWTAVERTHYMGASKLFVLVDRPFWRDRDPATGEDAMSMTLTDRMPRGVYLFDDGPDRPGVMCLSYTWNDDSLKVATLSAEERLEVLLSRLAEIYPDVDIRSHVIAEPLTVTWETEPRFMGAFKSNLPGQYRYQRRLFTQFMQEEMEPAQRGFFLCGDDVSWTAGFAEGAVTTALNAVWGVLNHLGGATHPDNPGPGDLFHELAPVELPYG from the coding sequence ATGACGTCAGCCACCGCGGCTTCGACGACAATGCTCGTGCCGGACTTTCCGTTCTCCTACGACAATTGGCTGCGCCATCCGGCCGGCCTCGGTGCCCTGCCGCCCGGCGCGGCGGGCACCGATGTCGCGGTGGTCGGCGGCGGAATGGCCGGATTGACGGCAGCGTACGAACTCATGCGGCTGGGGCTGCGCCCGGTGCTGTACGAGGCCGAGCAACTGGGCGGGCGGATGCGTTCGGTTCCCTTTCCCGGGAATCCGGAATACGTGGCGGAGATGGGGGCCATGCGGTTCCCCGTCTCCGCGCGCTCGTTGTTCCACTACATCGAGCTGCTGGGCCTGCGCACCCGTCCCTTCCCCAACCCGCTGGCGCCGGCCACGCCGAGCACCCTGATCGACCTGAACGGCGGCCGCCACCGGGCGCGCACCACCGCCGAGCTCCCGGGGGTCTACCAGGAGGTCGCCGACGCCTGGGAGAAGGCCCTCCAGGAGCGCGCCGAGCTCTCCACGGTGCGCGACGCCATCCAGCGGCGGGACGTGGAGACGCTGAAGGCGATCTGGAACCGGCTGGTCCGGGACTTCGACGACCAGTCCTTCTACGGCTTCCTGGCCACCTCCGGCACCTTCCAGTCCTTCCGCCACCGGGAGATCTTCGGGCAGGTCGGCTTCGGCACCGGCGGCTGGGACACCGACTTCCCCAACTCGGTGCTGGAGATCCTGCGCGTCGTCTTCACCGAGGCGGACGACAACCACCAGCTCATCGACGGTGGAGCGCAGCAGGTGCCGCGCGGGCTGTGGGAGCACCGGCCGGAGCGGCCGGCGCACTGGCCGGCGGGCACCTCGCTGGCCTCGCTGCACCCCGACGGCCGGCCGCTGCCGGCGGTCACCCGGCTGCGGCGGACCACCGAGGGCATATCCGTCACGGACGAGAGCGGCCGCACCCGCGACTTTCCGGCGGTCGTCTTCAGTCCGCACGTGTGGGCGCTGCTCAACCGCGTCGACTGCGATCCCGCGCTGTTGCCCGCCGAGCACTGGACGGCGGTGGAGCGCACCCACTACATGGGGGCGTCCAAGCTGTTCGTGCTGGTCGACCGGCCGTTCTGGCGGGACCGCGACCCGGCCACCGGCGAGGACGCGATGAGCATGACGCTCACCGACCGCATGCCGCGCGGGGTCTACCTCTTCGACGACGGCCCGGACCGGCCGGGCGTGATGTGCCTGTCGTACACGTGGAACGACGACTCGCTGAAGGTCGCCACGCTCTCCGCCGAGGAGCGGCTGGAGGTGCTGCTGAGCCGGCTGGCGGAGATCTACCCGGACGTCGACATCCGCTCCCATGTGATCGCCGAGCCGCTGACCGTCACCTGGGAGACCGAGCCGCGCTTCATGGGCGCGTTCAAGTCCAATCTGCCCGGCCAGTACCGCTACCAGCGGCGGCTGTTCACCCAGTTCATGCAGGAGGAGATGGAGCCGGCGCAGCGCGGCTTCTTCCTCTGCGGCGACGACGTCTCCTGGACGGCGGGCTTCGCCGAGGGCGCGGTGACCACGGCTCTCAACGCGGTGTGGGGCGTGCTGAACCACCTGGGCGGGGCGACCCATCCCGACAACCCGGGCCCCGGCGACCTCTTCCACGAGCTGGCGCCGGTGGAGCTTCCGTACGGCTGA